The following is a genomic window from Verrucomicrobiota bacterium.
TCCCATCGCGAGGTCGGGGCCTGCGAAGGTTTTTGCGCAAGAACCGAGCGATGCCAGCCAGCGCAACCAGTAGCAGACTTTCCGGCTCAGGGATCGGTTCGGTGGAAAAGGCAATGTGGTCCAGATTTGCCTCCGGGAGAAAAAGGAACGGCGTTGTCGAAGT
Proteins encoded in this region:
- a CDS encoding PEP-CTERM sorting domain-containing protein — protein: MDAKSISFFGSGLSLTVNDAFIPLIGDPRRGWVGDISGYAGQTVRLEFTTSTTPFLFLPEANLDHIAFSTEPIPEPESLLLVALAGIARFLRKNLRRPRPRDGSLSG